One genomic segment of Bradyrhizobium prioriisuperbiae includes these proteins:
- a CDS encoding bifunctional protein-serine/threonine kinase/phosphatase — protein sequence MTDKTDRAPVAVTRTVQVVVRSGFSSERGDRPDNEDYVGIADGRGSGFGVVAVIADGVGGTRGGRIAAETAVRGFIEGYLGQAQHVLPKESSIRSLESVNRWIHSIGRRDPALQGMASTLTALICRGRQIHVVHVGDSRLYRLRGDQLQQLTIDHVAGPGELHVLKRAVGADDELRIDYINLPSEQHDRYLLCTDGVHGGVSDAALREILNRRASPEDTATEIVGRSIAARVGDNASALVIDVIELAPSEYSDIERAIVGKAIHSLPKPGATVDDFRIDGVLSDSRYVRVFRATDTVDGRQVVMKFPKPLEGADRPMRDAFLREMWIASRVRSPYVGEVLQLKADRQTRLYLVMPFYEGERLDQRLKRKPMLSLSAGLAIALKLARGVVALHRADVIHRDIKPENVILLEPTPGQGAGVKIIDFGVARQKATQDTGTVSEPGTPSFMAPELFEGQQANEATDQFALGVTIYRLFTGRFPYGEIEPFTHPKFRAAAPLSSARPDLPAWLGKTIDRAISLDPRERYEDVLEFIFELENGADRASPINVARKPLYQRNPLLFWKVTSALLAIALAVSLAATAVRKNPPRTAPELRSSSSSNR from the coding sequence TTGACCGACAAGACCGATCGGGCGCCAGTGGCCGTCACGCGAACCGTCCAGGTGGTGGTTCGATCCGGCTTCAGCAGCGAGCGTGGCGATCGGCCTGATAATGAAGACTATGTCGGCATCGCCGATGGCCGAGGGTCCGGCTTCGGGGTGGTTGCGGTGATCGCCGACGGGGTGGGTGGAACGCGGGGCGGCCGGATCGCCGCCGAGACCGCGGTGCGGGGATTCATCGAGGGTTACCTCGGCCAAGCCCAGCATGTTCTGCCCAAAGAATCATCAATCCGCAGCCTGGAATCGGTCAATCGATGGATCCATTCCATCGGCCGCCGCGACCCGGCACTGCAGGGGATGGCATCGACCCTGACCGCCCTGATCTGCAGGGGCCGGCAGATTCACGTGGTCCATGTCGGCGACAGCCGGCTCTACCGGTTGCGCGGCGACCAGTTGCAGCAACTGACGATCGACCATGTCGCGGGGCCGGGAGAGCTTCATGTGCTCAAGCGCGCCGTCGGCGCCGATGACGAACTGCGCATCGACTACATCAATCTGCCGAGCGAACAGCACGATCGCTATCTGCTCTGCACCGACGGCGTGCATGGCGGCGTCAGCGACGCGGCGTTGCGCGAGATCCTCAACCGCAGGGCCTCGCCGGAGGACACCGCCACGGAAATCGTCGGCCGCTCGATTGCGGCGCGCGTCGGTGACAACGCATCCGCGCTGGTCATCGACGTCATCGAGCTCGCGCCATCAGAATATTCCGACATCGAGCGGGCCATTGTCGGCAAAGCCATTCATTCGCTTCCCAAACCCGGCGCGACAGTCGATGATTTTCGCATCGACGGCGTGCTGAGCGACAGCCGCTATGTCCGGGTGTTCCGCGCCACCGACACGGTCGACGGACGACAGGTGGTGATGAAGTTTCCGAAGCCGCTGGAGGGCGCGGACCGGCCGATGCGCGACGCATTTCTGCGCGAAATGTGGATCGCGTCGCGGGTTCGCAGCCCCTATGTCGGCGAAGTCCTGCAACTGAAGGCCGACCGGCAGACGCGACTATACCTCGTGATGCCGTTCTACGAGGGCGAGAGGCTCGACCAGCGCCTCAAGCGCAAGCCGATGCTGTCGCTGTCGGCCGGCCTCGCCATCGCGCTGAAGCTCGCGAGAGGCGTCGTGGCCCTGCACCGGGCCGACGTCATCCACCGCGACATCAAGCCGGAGAACGTCATCCTGCTTGAGCCGACTCCCGGACAGGGCGCCGGTGTCAAGATCATCGATTTCGGCGTCGCCCGCCAGAAGGCGACACAGGACACCGGAACGGTGTCGGAACCGGGAACGCCAAGCTTCATGGCGCCCGAACTGTTCGAGGGCCAGCAAGCCAATGAGGCGACCGACCAGTTCGCGCTGGGCGTCACGATCTATCGGCTGTTCACCGGCCGCTTTCCCTATGGCGAGATCGAACCCTTCACGCATCCGAAATTCCGCGCCGCCGCGCCGCTGTCCAGCGCGCGCCCGGACCTGCCGGCCTGGCTCGGCAAGACCATCGATCGCGCCATCTCGCTCGATCCCCGGGAACGATATGAAGATGTTCTGGAGTTCATCTTCGAACTGGAGAACGGCGCCGACCGCGCCTCGCCGATCAATGTCGCGCGCAAGCCGCTGTACCAGCGCAACCCGCTGCTGTTCTGGAAAGTCACCTCGGCATTGCTCGCGATCGCGCTGGCGGTCTCGTTGGCCGCGACCGCGGTCCGGAAAAATCCGCCCAGGACAGCACCGGAGCTGCGTTCGTCCAGTTCATCGAATCGATAG
- a CDS encoding MBL fold metallo-hydrolase, whose amino-acid sequence MSDRERTSFPVLRSDDVCSLIQAAEDVYQIRFKNRAANAYLVRGSRRTILIDVGLSSNLAHLEASLAFVGCGLDDIDMLVLSHEHLDHIGAAFHFHGRTIIAAHRLAANKIMLRDDFSMLRKMFNEPNVPIDIDLWLEEGNLIDLGNFRLTVMYTPGHTSACISLFDPDKGLLFASDTLMPGGVMGGIFGSGCISDYIQSLERLKGLNAKILLSGHGRLSDAPQDDVRIALQRSHALLSDTAQLFDALDARANFEPIMQSVRDLNKLDDG is encoded by the coding sequence ATGAGCGACCGCGAGCGGACCAGCTTTCCGGTGCTGCGCAGCGACGACGTCTGTTCGCTGATCCAGGCCGCCGAGGATGTTTATCAGATCCGCTTCAAGAACCGCGCGGCCAATGCCTATCTGGTGCGCGGCAGCCGGCGCACCATCCTGATCGATGTCGGGCTGTCCTCGAATCTCGCGCACCTGGAGGCTTCGCTCGCGTTTGTCGGATGCGGGCTCGACGACATCGACATGCTGGTGCTGAGCCACGAGCACCTCGATCATATCGGCGCTGCGTTTCATTTCCATGGGCGAACCATCATCGCGGCGCATCGCCTCGCCGCAAACAAGATCATGCTGCGCGACGATTTCTCGATGCTGCGCAAGATGTTCAATGAGCCGAACGTACCGATCGACATCGATCTCTGGCTGGAGGAAGGCAACCTGATCGATCTCGGCAATTTCCGGCTCACGGTGATGTACACGCCGGGGCATACCTCGGCCTGCATCAGCCTGTTCGATCCGGACAAGGGACTGCTGTTCGCTTCCGATACGCTGATGCCGGGTGGCGTGATGGGAGGTATTTTCGGATCCGGCTGCATCAGCGATTACATCCAGTCGCTGGAGCGCCTGAAGGGATTGAATGCGAAGATCTTGCTGTCCGGCCATGGCCGGCTGTCCGATGCGCCGCAGGACGACGTGCGGATCGCCTTGCAGCGTTCCCATGCGCTGTTGTCGGATACCGCGCAACTGTTCGATGCGCTGGACGCCCGCGCCAATTTCGAGCCGATCATGCAGTCGGTGCGCGACCTCAACAAGCTGGATGACGGTTGA
- a CDS encoding fused MFS/spermidine synthase, translated as MTPPEPPVPTPHSAGRNSLVLIVYTSAIFVSALLLFSVQPLFTKMVLPRLGGSPAVWSVAMVFFQSLLLAGYAYAHFLMTIRNRMIPVVVHLVLLVVALLTLPLSIASGWGTPPSSGYAIWLLGLFVVSIGLPFFALAANNPMLQAWFVRTGHPDGPDPYFLYASSNIGSFLALLSYPVLLEPMFTLRTQNLVWTGGYGLLIVLIAGCGLLLWRSPEVAVTDIAADTDAPSPSWSPRLRWIFLAAVPSGLLIAVTVHISTDVAAAPLLWVLPLSLYLLTWVLVFQSRPLLPHAWMLMLQPLAIAGVIVLLAVGGEQNLLLTLGGHQLCFFIIAMACHGELARTRPPARYLTGFYVALSFGGMIGGLFAGLVAPFTFSWVAEYPILLVLTALCRPPEDERWPNWSGRIWAVIVGAAVALVVLAYQSGTITTSLIDNRITLAAVLAVICVLLAVGLQASRWKVAAMVALAVVVIRIYPADEGRVETVRSFFGVHKIVETPNGQYHVLMHGTTIHGAEKFLNDDGTPVTGRPEPISYYHKDGGIGQAIEAIRVRKGGPIRVAVIGLGSGSLTCAAQPGENWTFFEIDQTMVDTARDPKHFTFIQSCMPDLQPVMGDARLTFAKQPDGIYDLIIVDAYSSDAIPIHLATEEAMAIYKQKLAPQGAVVMHVSNRHLELASVVVGIADENDMKSWVFNEDSGRDNEYIFSTNVVISAREEADVGTLAANSTWALTEPEDHQRVWTDDYSNVLGAVWRRLREGE; from the coding sequence ATGACCCCGCCTGAGCCGCCCGTCCCGACCCCGCACTCCGCCGGGCGCAATTCACTGGTTTTGATCGTCTACACGTCGGCTATTTTCGTCAGCGCACTGCTGTTGTTTTCGGTGCAGCCGCTGTTTACCAAGATGGTGCTGCCGCGGCTCGGTGGCTCGCCGGCAGTGTGGTCGGTGGCGATGGTGTTCTTCCAGTCGCTGCTGCTGGCTGGCTATGCCTATGCGCACTTTCTCATGACCATCCGCAACCGGATGATTCCCGTCGTGGTGCATCTGGTGCTGCTGGTGGTGGCGCTGCTCACCTTGCCGCTGTCGATCGCAAGTGGTTGGGGCACTCCACCCTCGAGCGGTTATGCGATCTGGCTGCTCGGGCTGTTCGTGGTGTCGATCGGCCTGCCGTTCTTCGCGCTCGCGGCCAACAACCCGATGCTGCAGGCCTGGTTCGTGCGCACCGGGCATCCGGACGGGCCCGACCCGTATTTTCTTTACGCCTCGTCCAATATCGGCAGTTTCCTGGCGCTGTTGTCCTATCCGGTGCTGCTGGAGCCGATGTTCACCCTGCGCACGCAGAACCTGGTGTGGACCGGCGGGTATGGCCTGCTGATCGTTCTGATCGCCGGCTGCGGCTTGCTGCTGTGGCGATCACCTGAGGTGGCCGTGACAGACATCGCGGCCGATACCGATGCACCGTCGCCGTCATGGTCGCCGCGGTTGCGCTGGATCTTTCTCGCCGCCGTGCCGTCGGGTCTGCTGATCGCGGTGACGGTGCACATCTCGACCGACGTCGCCGCCGCTCCATTGCTCTGGGTGCTGCCGCTGTCGCTGTATCTGCTGACCTGGGTGCTGGTGTTCCAGTCGCGCCCCCTGTTGCCGCATGCCTGGATGCTGATGCTGCAGCCGCTGGCGATTGCCGGTGTCATCGTGCTGCTCGCCGTCGGCGGCGAGCAGAACCTGCTGCTGACGCTGGGCGGGCATCAGCTGTGCTTCTTCATCATCGCCATGGCCTGTCATGGCGAACTCGCCCGCACCCGTCCGCCGGCGCGTTATCTCACGGGGTTCTATGTCGCGCTGTCATTCGGTGGCATGATCGGCGGATTGTTCGCGGGCCTCGTGGCCCCGTTCACCTTCTCATGGGTGGCGGAATATCCGATCCTGCTGGTGCTGACAGCGCTGTGTCGGCCGCCGGAGGACGAACGCTGGCCGAACTGGAGCGGCCGGATCTGGGCCGTCATTGTCGGCGCTGCGGTCGCCCTGGTCGTGCTGGCCTACCAGAGCGGCACGATAACCACCTCGCTCATAGACAACCGTATCACCCTTGCCGCGGTTTTGGCGGTGATCTGCGTGCTGCTTGCGGTGGGGTTGCAGGCCAGCCGCTGGAAGGTTGCGGCGATGGTGGCGCTTGCCGTGGTGGTGATCCGCATCTATCCGGCGGACGAAGGGCGGGTCGAAACCGTGCGCAGCTTCTTCGGCGTGCACAAGATCGTCGAGACCCCCAACGGCCAGTATCACGTGCTGATGCACGGCACGACCATCCACGGCGCCGAGAAATTCCTCAACGACGACGGAACGCCCGTCACCGGCCGTCCCGAACCGATCTCCTACTATCACAAGGATGGCGGCATCGGACAGGCAATCGAGGCGATCCGCGTGCGCAAGGGTGGCCCGATCCGGGTGGCGGTGATCGGGCTCGGTTCGGGGTCACTCACTTGCGCGGCGCAGCCGGGCGAGAACTGGACGTTCTTCGAGATCGACCAGACCATGGTCGACACCGCACGCGACCCCAAGCACTTTACCTTCATCCAGTCGTGCATGCCGGATCTACAGCCGGTGATGGGCGATGCACGGCTGACCTTCGCCAAGCAGCCGGACGGCATCTATGACCTGATCATTGTCGATGCCTATTCCTCCGATGCCATCCCGATTCATCTGGCGACCGAGGAGGCGATGGCGATCTACAAGCAGAAACTCGCGCCGCAGGGCGCGGTGGTGATGCATGTCTCCAACCGGCATCTGGAACTCGCCAGCGTGGTGGTCGGCATCGCCGACGAGAACGACATGAAGAGCTGGGTCTTCAATGAGGATTCCGGCCGCGACAACGAATACATCTTCTCCACCAATGTGGTGATCTCGGCGCGCGAGGAGGCGGATGTCGGTACGCTCGCCGCCAACAGCACCTGGGCGCTGACCGAGCCGGAAGACCACCAGCGGGTCTGGACCGACGATTATTCCAACGTGCTCGGCGCGGTGTGGCGCCGGCTGCGCGAGGGGGAATAG
- a CDS encoding nitrate/nitrite transporter — MIDKDFFKAGHAPTLISAFFYFDMSFMVWVMLGPLGVLIANDLHFDAGQKGLMVAIPLLSGALLRVVNGVLVDRIGPKTTGLIGQVIVILGLVSAWHLGVHSFGQVLALGVVLGVAGSSFAVALPLASRWYPPQYQGIALGIAGAGNSGTVFAALFAPGLAIAYGWVNVLGLAAIPLAIALLVYIVFAKDAPNPPKAKGLIEYLSVLRIGDAWWFMFFYAVTFGGFSGLASSLTIYFNSDYGLSPVVAGYFTAAAVFAGSLVRPVGGALADRIGGIRALTIMYVVAAAALAMASFHMPQAWMALALFVGGMLALGMGNGAVFQLVPQRFRNEIGVMTGLVGMTGGIGGFYLASSLGYSKQLTGSYQFGLLIFAVLAVVAVVGLTVIKKRWRTTWGAVGVSMAKI; from the coding sequence ATGATCGACAAGGACTTCTTCAAGGCCGGACATGCTCCGACGCTGATCTCCGCCTTCTTCTATTTCGACATGAGCTTCATGGTGTGGGTCATGCTCGGCCCGCTCGGCGTGCTGATTGCCAACGATCTGCACTTCGATGCCGGGCAGAAGGGCCTGATGGTCGCCATTCCGCTGCTGTCGGGTGCGCTGCTGCGCGTCGTGAACGGCGTTCTGGTCGATCGGATCGGACCGAAGACCACAGGCCTGATCGGCCAGGTCATCGTCATTCTCGGCCTGGTCTCGGCCTGGCATCTTGGCGTCCATTCCTTCGGCCAGGTCCTCGCGCTCGGCGTGGTGCTGGGCGTGGCGGGGTCGTCGTTCGCGGTCGCGCTGCCGCTGGCGTCGCGATGGTATCCGCCGCAGTATCAGGGGATCGCGCTGGGAATTGCGGGCGCCGGCAATTCCGGAACGGTGTTTGCCGCTCTGTTCGCGCCGGGTCTCGCGATCGCTTATGGCTGGGTCAATGTGCTGGGACTGGCGGCGATCCCGCTCGCCATCGCCTTGCTGGTCTATATCGTATTTGCGAAGGACGCACCGAACCCGCCGAAGGCAAAGGGCCTGATCGAATACCTTTCGGTGTTGCGCATCGGCGATGCCTGGTGGTTCATGTTTTTCTATGCGGTCACCTTCGGCGGCTTCAGCGGCCTCGCATCGTCGCTGACCATCTATTTCAATTCCGACTACGGGCTCAGCCCCGTGGTCGCGGGCTATTTCACCGCGGCGGCCGTGTTCGCGGGCTCGCTGGTGCGTCCCGTCGGCGGCGCGCTGGCGGACCGCATCGGCGGGATTCGCGCGCTCACCATCATGTATGTCGTCGCGGCGGCGGCGCTGGCGATGGCGAGTTTTCACATGCCGCAGGCCTGGATGGCGCTTGCGCTGTTTGTCGGCGGCATGCTGGCGCTCGGCATGGGCAACGGCGCCGTCTTCCAGCTGGTGCCCCAGCGCTTCCGCAACGAGATCGGGGTCATGACCGGTCTTGTCGGGATGACCGGCGGCATCGGCGGATTCTATCTCGCATCGAGCCTCGGCTATTCCAAACAGCTGACCGGCTCCTATCAGTTCGGCCTCTTGATCTTCGCGGTTCTCGCCGTCGTTGCCGTGGTCGGATTGACGGTGATCAAGAAGCGCTGGCGTACGACCTGGGGCGCCGTCGGCGTCAGCATGGCCAAAATCTGA
- a CDS encoding NAD(P)/FAD-dependent oxidoreductase yields MSDYDVVIIGAGHNGLTCAAYCAMAGLRVKVVERRKVVGGAAVTEEFHPGFRNSVAAYTVSLLNPKVITDLRLHHHGLRIVERRAQNFLPAPDGRYLLTGDGRTHQSVAKLSEHDAARIAAFTGELETIADVLRQFVLRSPPNLVEGLSIGAFGEALNALGTANILRGLTLEHKRVLLDLFTRSAGDMLDDWFDNDLVKALFGFDAIVGNYASPYAAGSAYVMLHHAFGEVNGRKGVWGHAIGGMGAITQAMASAARAHGVEIACDTGVREVIVENDRAVGVTLDNGETIRATYVAANVNPKLLYTRLVPADALSPAFLNRIGVWRNGSGTFRMNVALSALPSFKALPGTGDHLTAGIIIAPSLGYMDRAWLDARQHGWSREPVVEMLIPSTLDDTLAPKGAHVASLFCQHVAPQLPDGTSWDEHRDTVADLMIATVDRHAPGFARSVIERQVLTPLDLEREFGLLGGDIFHGALTLNQLFSARPMLGHADYRGPLKGLYHCGAGAHPGGGVTGAPGHNAARAILRDHRRLFVRS; encoded by the coding sequence ATGTCGGATTACGATGTCGTCATCATCGGCGCGGGCCACAATGGCCTGACCTGTGCGGCCTACTGCGCGATGGCTGGCCTGCGCGTCAAGGTGGTGGAACGGCGCAAGGTGGTGGGCGGCGCCGCCGTGACCGAGGAATTCCATCCCGGCTTTCGCAACTCGGTGGCCGCCTACACCGTCAGCCTCTTGAACCCCAAAGTCATCACCGACCTGCGGCTGCATCATCACGGCCTGCGCATCGTCGAGCGCCGTGCGCAGAACTTCCTGCCCGCCCCCGACGGCCGCTACCTGCTGACCGGCGACGGGCGCACCCATCAGTCGGTCGCGAAACTCAGCGAGCATGACGCCGCCCGGATCGCGGCCTTCACCGGCGAACTCGAAACCATCGCCGACGTGCTCAGGCAATTCGTGCTGCGCTCACCGCCGAACCTGGTCGAAGGCCTCAGCATCGGTGCGTTCGGTGAGGCGCTCAACGCGCTCGGCACCGCCAACATCCTGCGCGGGCTTACCCTGGAGCACAAGCGCGTGCTGCTGGACCTGTTCACCCGCTCCGCGGGCGACATGCTCGACGACTGGTTCGACAACGACCTGGTCAAGGCGCTGTTCGGCTTCGACGCCATCGTCGGCAATTACGCCAGCCCCTATGCCGCGGGCTCCGCCTACGTGATGCTGCATCATGCTTTCGGCGAGGTGAACGGGCGCAAGGGTGTGTGGGGCCATGCCATCGGCGGCATGGGCGCGATCACCCAGGCGATGGCGTCGGCCGCCCGCGCCCACGGTGTCGAGATCGCGTGTGACACCGGCGTGCGCGAGGTCATCGTCGAGAACGACCGCGCCGTCGGCGTCACACTCGACAATGGCGAGACCATCCGCGCGACGTATGTGGCCGCCAACGTCAATCCCAAACTGCTCTATACCCGCCTTGTCCCTGCCGACGCGCTGTCGCCCGCATTTCTCAATCGTATCGGGGTATGGCGCAACGGCTCCGGCACGTTCCGGATGAACGTCGCACTCTCGGCGCTGCCGTCGTTCAAGGCGCTGCCGGGCACGGGCGATCACCTCACCGCCGGGATCATCATCGCGCCAAGCCTCGGCTATATGGATCGGGCGTGGCTCGATGCACGCCAGCACGGCTGGAGCCGCGAACCGGTGGTGGAAATGCTGATCCCCTCCACCCTCGACGACACGCTGGCACCGAAGGGCGCCCATGTCGCGAGCCTGTTCTGCCAGCATGTGGCCCCGCAACTGCCCGACGGCACGTCATGGGACGAGCATCGGGACACGGTCGCCGACCTGATGATCGCGACCGTCGACCGCCATGCGCCCGGGTTTGCCCGCAGCGTCATTGAACGCCAGGTGCTGACGCCGCTCGATCTCGAGCGCGAGTTCGGTCTGCTCGGCGGCGACATCTTCCACGGCGCGCTGACACTCAACCAGCTGTTCTCGGCGCGCCCCATGCTCGGCCATGCCGACTATCGGGGACCACTCAAGGGTCTCTATCATTGTGGCGCCGGCGCGCATCCCGGCGGCGGTGTCACCGGTGCGCCCGGCCACAACGCCGCGCGCGCGATCCTAAGGGATCATCGCAGGCTGTTCGTGCGCTCGTAA
- the mddA gene encoding methanethiol S-methyltransferase, whose translation MTLTTNSQSSAPASSSTAGRLLGLAYGAVAYVIFLVTFLCAIGFVSGFAVPKTVDTVRDTAPPPMHALVVNLVLLAIFAIQHSGMARRGFKHVLTKVVSPVIERSTYVLFSSLALILLFSFWQPLPETVWRIDNAKAAAAVYSVAAFGWLIVLYSTFLISHFELFGLKQVTLHALGRVIPDIDFKTPGLYRVVRHPIYLGFLIAFWAAPVMTFGHLLFAAATTAYIFIGIALEERDLVAIFGDQYRQYRARVAMLLPKIF comes from the coding sequence ATGACCCTTACGACAAATTCCCAATCATCTGCGCCCGCCTCGTCGAGCACGGCTGGCCGACTTCTCGGCCTCGCCTATGGCGCCGTCGCGTATGTGATCTTCCTCGTCACGTTTCTTTGTGCAATCGGCTTTGTCAGCGGTTTCGCCGTGCCGAAGACCGTCGATACGGTCAGGGATACGGCACCACCGCCGATGCATGCCCTCGTCGTCAATTTGGTGCTGCTCGCCATCTTCGCGATCCAGCACAGCGGCATGGCGCGGCGTGGCTTCAAGCATGTTCTGACCAAGGTGGTGTCGCCGGTGATCGAGCGCAGCACTTATGTGCTCTTCTCCAGCCTGGCGCTGATCCTGCTGTTCAGCTTCTGGCAACCGCTGCCGGAGACGGTTTGGCGGATCGACAACGCCAAGGCCGCCGCGGCTGTCTATTCAGTTGCCGCATTTGGCTGGCTGATCGTGCTCTACAGCACCTTCCTGATCAGTCACTTCGAGCTGTTCGGGCTGAAACAAGTGACGCTGCATGCGCTCGGCCGCGTCATCCCCGACATCGATTTCAAGACACCCGGCCTCTATCGCGTGGTCCGGCATCCGATCTATCTCGGCTTCCTGATCGCGTTCTGGGCCGCGCCGGTAATGACCTTCGGGCACCTGCTGTTCGCCGCCGCCACCACGGCTTACATCTTCATCGGCATCGCACTGGAGGAACGCGATCTCGTCGCGATCTTTGGCGACCAGTATCGGCAGTATCGCGCCCGCGTCGCGATGCTGCTGCCGAAAATATTCTGA
- a CDS encoding 50S ribosomal protein L11 methyltransferase — protein sequence MNSTSAHSTSPPPATRVSFAMADERSANRVVDVLAESFDNNEVAIAAFERPDGRWDVTLYFGERPDEGAVRNLVALSSDDATAQAVTFETVEAKDWVKASLEGLAPVEAGRFVVHGHHDRDRVGPNRIGIEIEAALAFGTGHHGTTRGCLMLLDQVLRAKWPRRVLDLGTGTGVLAIAAAKALRQPILASDIDWRSAVTAGENARLNGAGNFVEAVHAPGFSSPKFRARAPFDLVLANILANPLRRLATPMAQHLAPSAHVILSGLLPHQANGVIAAYRASGLVLVKRLQLEGWTSLLMRRP from the coding sequence ATGAATTCCACCTCGGCCCATTCCACCTCGCCCCCGCCGGCCACTCGCGTTTCGTTCGCCATGGCGGACGAGCGCAGTGCCAACCGCGTTGTGGACGTGCTGGCGGAGAGCTTCGACAATAACGAAGTCGCCATCGCCGCCTTCGAGCGGCCGGACGGCCGCTGGGACGTAACCCTGTATTTCGGCGAGCGGCCGGACGAGGGCGCGGTGCGCAACCTGGTGGCGCTCAGTTCCGATGACGCGACCGCCCAGGCGGTCACGTTCGAGACCGTCGAGGCCAAGGACTGGGTCAAGGCGAGCCTGGAAGGCCTGGCGCCGGTCGAGGCCGGACGTTTTGTGGTGCATGGCCATCACGACCGCGACCGCGTCGGCCCGAACCGGATCGGCATCGAGATCGAGGCGGCATTGGCGTTCGGCACCGGCCATCACGGCACCACCCGCGGCTGCCTGATGCTGCTCGACCAGGTGCTGCGGGCAAAATGGCCGCGCCGGGTGCTCGATCTCGGCACCGGCACCGGCGTGCTGGCGATTGCCGCCGCCAAGGCGCTACGCCAGCCGATCCTTGCCAGCGACATCGACTGGCGCTCGGCGGTCACCGCCGGAGAGAATGCGCGGCTCAACGGCGCCGGCAATTTCGTCGAGGCGGTTCACGCGCCCGGATTTTCGTCGCCAAAGTTCCGCGCGCGGGCGCCGTTCGATCTGGTGCTGGCGAACATCCTGGCCAACCCGCTGCGGCGGCTGGCGACCCCGATGGCGCAGCATCTGGCGCCCTCGGCCCATGTCATCCTGTCGGGATTGCTGCCGCACCAAGCCAATGGGGTGATCGCGGCCTATCGCGCGAGCGGACTTGTGCTGGTGAAACGGCTGCAGCTCGAGGGCTGGACCAGCCTGCTGATGCGCAGGCCGTAG
- a CDS encoding Crp/Fnr family transcriptional regulator — protein sequence MTIERCIDDYGVSEVIFEEGSTGRDLYVVLDGKVDIVRGSGAARALVISLGKGEFFGEMAVIDGSARSATAIAAAPGTRVMRINHARFVYLVSQQPAFALMVMDALSKRLRASNAANFKVAP from the coding sequence ATGACGATCGAACGATGCATCGACGATTACGGCGTCTCGGAGGTGATCTTCGAGGAGGGCTCGACCGGACGCGACCTCTATGTCGTGCTGGATGGCAAGGTCGATATCGTGAGGGGCTCGGGTGCCGCGAGAGCGCTGGTCATCAGCCTCGGCAAGGGTGAGTTTTTCGGCGAAATGGCCGTGATCGACGGCTCGGCGCGTTCGGCCACCGCGATTGCCGCCGCACCCGGCACGCGGGTGATGCGGATCAATCACGCACGGTTCGTTTATCTGGTCAGCCAGCAACCGGCGTTCGCCTTGATGGTGATGGATGCGCTGAGCAAGCGGCTGCGCGCCTCGAACGCAGCCAACTTCAAGGTGGCGCCATGA
- a CDS encoding enoyl-CoA hydratase/isomerase family protein, which yields MPEPTAPESAPLLEIDGARATIRLNRPKYLNRLQADDLGALLALFAQIEADPSIRVLVLTGTGRAFSAGYDLGSVAERATSAEPQQSAGSAFEVVVNRLEDLPIPTICRLNGGVYGGSTDLALACDFRIGIDTCEMFMPAARLGLHYYNGGIKRYVARLGANAAKKLFLTAQKIDAAEMLRIGYLTAVTPLERLDHEVNALANVLAGNAPVAMAGMKRAINEFARGELDEEAADRRHRDSMRGAEIKEGIAAFSEKRTPRFGGR from the coding sequence ATGCCGGAACCAACCGCGCCGGAAAGCGCGCCACTCCTCGAGATCGACGGCGCGCGCGCCACCATCCGGCTCAACCGGCCGAAATACCTGAACCGGCTGCAGGCGGATGACCTCGGCGCGCTGCTCGCTTTGTTCGCGCAGATCGAGGCCGATCCATCGATCCGGGTCCTGGTGCTGACCGGCACAGGGCGTGCCTTCAGCGCCGGTTATGACCTGGGGTCGGTGGCCGAGCGCGCGACCAGTGCCGAGCCGCAGCAATCCGCAGGCTCCGCGTTCGAGGTCGTGGTCAATCGGCTGGAGGATCTGCCGATCCCGACCATCTGTCGCTTGAACGGTGGCGTTTATGGCGGGTCGACCGATCTGGCGCTGGCCTGCGATTTTCGTATCGGGATCGACACCTGCGAGATGTTCATGCCGGCGGCGCGGCTCGGGCTGCATTATTACAACGGCGGCATCAAACGTTATGTCGCGCGGCTCGGCGCCAACGCCGCCAAGAAACTGTTTCTGACCGCGCAAAAGATCGACGCCGCGGAAATGCTGCGGATCGGTTATCTCACCGCCGTGACGCCGCTCGAGCGGCTCGACCACGAAGTCAATGCGCTGGCGAACGTGCTGGCCGGCAACGCGCCGGTGGCGATGGCCGGGATGAAGCGCGCCATCAATGAATTCGCCCGCGGCGAACTCGATGAGGAGGCCGCTGATCGCCGCCACCGCGACAGCATGCGCGGCGCCGAGATCAAGGAAGGTATTGCCGCCTTCAGCGAAAAGCGCACGCCGCGGTTCGGCGGGCGCTAG